A genomic window from Salvia splendens isolate huo1 chromosome 11, SspV2, whole genome shotgun sequence includes:
- the LOC121755146 gene encoding coatomer subunit alpha-1-like — MLTKFETKSNRVKGLSFHTKRPWILASLHSGVIQLWDYRMGTLIDRFDEHDGPVRGVHFHKSQPLFVSGGDDYKIKVWNYKLHRCLFTLLGHLDYIRTVQFHHEYPWIVSASDDQTIRIWNWQSRTCISVLTGHNHYVMCASFHPKEDLVVSASLDQTVRVWDIGALRKKTVSPADDILRLSQMNADFFGGVDAVVKYVLEGHDRGVNWASFHPTLPLIVSGADDRQVKIWRMNDTKAWEVDTLRGHMNNVSCVLFHARQDIIVSNSEDKSIRVWDATKRTGLQTFRREHDRFWILSAHPDMNLLAAGHDSGMIVFKLERERPAFSVSGDSVFYVKDRFLRTFEYSTQKDTQLIPIRRPGSNGLNQAPRTLSYSPTENAVLVCSDVDGGSYELYVIPKDSYSRGDTAQEAKRGAGGSAVFVARNRFAVLEKSSNQVLVKNLKNEVVKKSVLPIATDAIYYAGTGNLLCRAEDKVVIFDLQQRIVLGDLQASFVRYVVWSQDMESVALLSKHSIVIADKKLVHRCTLHETIRVKSGSWDDNGVFIYTTLTHIKYCLPNGDSGIIKTLDVPVYVTKIYGNTIFCLDRDGKNRPIIIDSTEYIFKLSLLKKRYDHVMSMIKNSELCGQAMIAYLQQKGFPQVALYFVKDERTRFNLALESGNIEKALESAKKIDEKDYWYRLGVEALRQGNAGIVEYAYQKTKNFERLSFHYLITGNLDKLSKMMKIAEVKNEVMGQFHNALYLGDVRERVKILENAGHLPLACITASIHGLHDVVERLSAQLEDNVPSLPEGRKASLLIPPSPVLCAGDWPLLMVSKGIFEGSLDDAGKGAEEEYEEAADADWGESLDIGDVDNLQNGDINMGLDVEDVHNENDEEGGWDLEDLDLPHDVDTPKAASNARSSVFVCPTPGMPVSQIWVQKSSLAAEHAAAGNFDTALRLLSRQLGICNFAPLKSQFIDLQLGSHSYLRACTSAPVISIAVERGWSESASPNVRGPPALIFNFSQLDEKLKAGYKATTTGKFSEALRHFLSILHTIPLVVVETRREVDEVKELVIVVKEYILGLQMELRRRELRDDPVRQQELAAYFTHCKLQPPHLRLALTSAMTVCFKARNLSTAANFARRLLESNPSNENQARQARQVLQAAERNMTDATQINYDFRNPFVVCGATYVPIYRGQRDVTCPYCTSHFVPSQQGQLCTVCDLAAVGADASGLFCSPLQIR, encoded by the exons ATGCTGACGAAATTCGAGACCAAGAGCAATCGAGTGAAAGGCTTGAGCTTTCACACCAAGCGCCCATGGATCCTCGCCAGTCTTCACAGCGGCGTCATCCAGCTCTGGGATTACCGCATGGGCACCCTCATCGATCGATTCGATGAGCACGACGGCCCCGTTCGCGGCGTCCATTTCCACAAATCGCAGCCGCTTTTCGTCTCCGGAG GTGATGATTACAAAATTAAGGTGTGGAATTATAAATTGCATAGATGCCTATTTACTCTTCTTGGCCATCTTGACTATATCCGGACTGTCCAATTCCATCATGAGTATCCTTGGATAGTAAGTGCAAGTGATGATCAGACAATCAGAATATGGAACTGGCAATCACGTACTTGCATTTCTGTGTTAACGGGGCACAACCACTATGTCATGTGTGCTTCATTTCACCCCAAAGAAGACTTGGTTgtttcagcctctttggatcAGACTGTTCGTGTTTGGGATATTGGTGCCTTGAGGAAGAAAACAGTATCTCCTGCTGATGACATTCTGCGATTATCTCAAATGAATGCAGACTTCTTTGGTGGTGTTGATGCTGTTGTGAAGTATGTCCTGGAAGGTCATGATCGAGGGGTCAACTGGGCTTCTTTTCATCCAACTCTCCCTCTGATTGTTTCTGGAGCTGATGACCGCCAAGTAAAGATCTGGCGCATGAATG ATACAAAAGCATGGGAGGTGGACACATTGAGAGGTCACATGAATAATGTTTCCTGTGTCCTGTTCCATGCAAGGCAGGACATCATTGTATCAAATTCAGAAGATAAGAGCATCAGAGTTTGGGATGCTACTAAAAGAACTGGCTTGCAGACATTTCGCAGGGAGCATGACAGATTCTGGATCCTCTCTGCCCACCCCGATATGAATCTACTTGCTGCTGGTCATGATAGCGGCATGATTGTTTTTAAGCTAGAGAGAGAACGCCCAGCCTTTTCTGTGAGTGGTGACTCTGTGTTTTATGTCAAGGATCGGTTTCTGCGCACTTTTGAGTATTCCACTCAGAAAGATACACAACTGATTCCTATCCGTCGTCCTGGTTCTAATGGTTTGAATCAAGCGCCACGAACTCTCTCTTACAGTCCTACTGAGAATGCGGTTTTGGTTTGCTCAGATGTGGATGGTGGTTCATATGAGCTGTATGTTATACCCAAAGATAGCTACAGCAGAGGCGACACAGCTCAAGAAGCAAAAAGAGGTGCTGGGGGTTCGGCTGTTTTTGTGGCTCGAAATAGGTTTGCTGTGCTTGAGAAGAGCAGCAACCAAGTCCTGGTCAAGAACCTAAAAAACGAAGTAGTGAAAAAGAGTGTTCTGCCTATTGCTACTGATGCTATATATTATGCTGGTACTGGGAATCTACTCTGCCGGGCCGAGGACAAGGTTGTCATTTTTGATCTCCAACAAAGAATTGTTCTTGGAGATCTTCAAGCCTCTTTTGTTAGGTATGTGGTTTGGTCTCAGGATATGGAGAGTGTTGCTTTACTGAGCAAGCATTCAATTGTTATTGCTGATAAAAAGCTTGTGCACCGCTGCACTCTTCATGAGACCATTCGTGTCAAGAGTGGATCATGGGATGATAATGGTGTTTTCATCTACACTACACTGACGCACATTAAGTACTGCCTGCCTAATGGGGATAGTGGAATTATAAAGACCTTGGATGTTCCAGTGtatgtaacaaaaatatatgGGAATACAATCTTTTGCCTGGACCGAGATGGGAAAAACCGTCCTATCATTATTGATTCCACAGAATATATTTTTAAGCTGTCCCTGCTGAAGAAGAGATATGATCATGTAATGAGCATGATAAAGAATTCAGAACTATGTGGACAAGCCATGATTGCATATTTGCAACAGAAGGGCTTCCCACAAGTTGCTCTCTATTTTGTAAAGGATGAGAGAACTCGCTTCAACTTAGCCCTTGAAAGCGGTAACATTGAGAAAGCCCTTGAATCTGCTAAAAAAATTGACGAGAAGGATTACTGGTACAGGCTAGGAGTAGAGGCTCTTCGGCAGGGAAATGCAGGAATTGTTGAATATGCATACCAGAAGACAAAGAACTTTGAGAGGCTTTCTTTTCATTATCTCATAACTGGCAATCTGGACAAGCTGTCGAAAATGATGAAAATTGCTGAGGTAAAAAATGAAGTTATGGGCCAATTTCATAATGCGTTATATCTTGGTGATGTGCGAGAGCGTGTGAAAATTCTGGAGAATGCGGGTCACTTGCCCCTGGCTTGCATAACAGCTTCTATTCATGGGCTTCATGACGTAGTGGAGCGTCTATCTGCACAACTGGAAGATAATGTTCCTTCTCTTCCTGAAGGGAGAAAAGCTTCTCTGTTGATCCCCCCAAGTCCAGTGCTATGCGCTGGAGATTGGCCTTTATTAATGGTGAGTAAAGGGATATTTGAGGGTTCACTTGACGATGCAGGCAAAGGTGCAGAAGAAGAGTATGAAGAGGCTGCAGATGCTGATTGGGGTGAGTCTTTGGATATTGGTGATGTGGATAATCTGCAGAATGGAGACATTAATATGGGGCTGGATGTGGAAGATGTGCACAATGAGAATGATGAGGAGGGAGGATGGGATCTTGAGGATCTAGATCTGCCTCATGATGTCGATACACCAAAGGCAGCTTCCAATGCCCGTTCTTCTGTTTTTGTTTGCCCCACACCTGGTATGCCCGTAAGCCAAATTTGGGTCCAGAAGTCATCTCTTGCTGCTGAACATGCAGCTGCTGGAAACTTTGATACAGCACTGCGTTTATTGAGCCGTCAGTTAGGGATATGCAATTTCGCCCCTCTAAAGTCACAATTTATTGATCTCCAGTTGGGCAGTCACAGTTACCTGCGTGCCTGTACGTCAGCACCAGTAATATCTATTGCAGTAGAGAGAGGCTGGAGTGAATCAGCGAGCCCCAATGTGCGAGGCCCCCCTGCTCTTATCTTCAATTTCTCTCAACTAGACGAGAAGCTGAAGGCTGGTTACAAAGCAACGACCACTGGAAAGTTTTCCGAAGCTCTTCGACATTTCCTGTCAATTCTCCACACAATTCCACTGGTTGTGGTTGAAACAAGAAGAGAGGTGGATGAAGTGAAGGAATTGGTTATTGTAGTAAAGGAATATATCCTTGGCTTGCAAATGGAGCTTAGGAGGAGGGAATTGAGGGACGATCCAGTTCGTCAGCAGGAACTTGCAGCATATTTTACCCATTGCAAGCTCCAGCCCCCGCACTTGAGACTTGCGCTGACCAGTGCAATGACTGTTTGCTTCAAGGCAAGAAATCTGAGTACCGCAGCCAACTTTGCTAGGCGGCTTCTAGAGAGTAATCCAAGTAATGAGAATCAAGCAAGACAGGCTCGCCAGGTTCTCCAGGCTGCCGAAAGAAATATGACAGATGCCACACAGATCAACTATGACTTCAGAAATCCTTTTGTTGTATGTGGAGCGACTTATGTTCCAATCTATAGGGGTCAAAGAGATGTAACCTGCCCCTACTGCACCTCACATTTTGTTCCATCTCAGCAAGGCCAGCTGTGCACTGTTTGTGATCTTGCGGCAGTAGGAGCTGATGCATCTGGATTGTTTTGCTCTCCTTTGCAGATAAGATGA